From Drosophila suzukii chromosome 2R, CBGP_Dsuzu_IsoJpt1.0, whole genome shotgun sequence, a single genomic window includes:
- the LOC108008366 gene encoding rRNA N(6)-adenosine-methyltransferase ZCCHC4 isoform X1: MFDNKGDKLLLEVEDDDADPEEQHPRCEHGPTVLFYRQSQLPEQGFYACSAHRDSKLCNFHLPAEQWRGQTSRTPLPVRNYPSSYSKPRNPSIPDPTLSLKALSEDKVNAQYFFDEAALNFLANQCKSIGARKVICMGAPRLHFHLRHKLQSFLLDLDERFAEFLGPEEFCLYNMCNNHFFYNRKPFEQFLGGTSPEQLLIVTDPPFGCRTELISHTLRSLRKLHNRINQLPSTPLSIFWIYPYYSANDIRQEMPEMEMSDYSINYTNHLRYTNVGKQSRFCGSPVRLFTNVPLSLLQLPVEEGYKYCQKCDCCTANGNLHCNSCGKCPSVNGQTYRHCESCDICVKPNYVHCTNCRRCTQKEGHNCSFYQTKQRCRLCDQKGHIETKCPNFRKAKLKHTKGCLLCGKRNHREQRCAHRSKYFKELHFMGETTIQYL, encoded by the exons ATGTTTGATAATAAAGGCGATAAACTACTGCTTGAAGTTGAGGACGATGATGCTGATCCCGAGGAGCAGCATCCCCGGTGCGAGCATGGACCCACTGTGTTGTTTTACCGACAATCACAGCTTCCCGAACAGGGATTTTACGCCTGCTCAGCCCACCGGGACTCAAAACTTTGCAATTTTCACCTGCCGGCGGAGCAGTGGAGAGGTCAAACCTCTAGGACACCACTTCCTGTGAGGAACTATCCCTCGTCATACAGTAAACCAAGGAATCCCTCCATTCCTGATCCTACACTAAGTCTAAAAGCGCTTTCCGAGGACAAAGTCAATGCTCAATACTTCTTTGATGAAGCTGCTCTGAACTTCTTGGCAAATCAGTGTAAAAGTATAGGAGCTAG GAAGGTTATCTGCATGGGAGCCCCACGTTTACATTTCCATCTGCGCCACAAACTGCAAAGTTTTCTATTGGATCTGGATGAGAGATTTGCAGAGTTTCTGGGACCTGAAGAGTTCTGTCTCTACAACATGTGCAATAACCACTTTTTCTACAATCGCAAGCCCTTTGAACAGTTCCTGGGAGGTACCAG TCCAGAACAACTGCTGATAGTGACGGATCCCCCATTTGGCTGTCGAACTGAACTGATTTCCCACACCCTGCGCAGCCTCAGGAAACTCCACAACAGAATCAACCAGTTGCCTTCCACGCCACTGTCCATATTCTGGATATATCCCTACTATTCGGCTAACGACATAAGGCAGGAAATGCCCGAGATGGAAATGAGCGACTACAGTATAAACTACACCAATCACCTGAGATATACGAACGTGGGAAAGCAGAGTCGGTTTTGCGGATCACCTGTACGTTTGTTCACCAATGTGCCACTCAGTTTGCTGCAGCTACCTGTGGAAGAGGGCTATAAATACTGCCAAAAGTGTGACTGCTGCACGGCCAACGGAAACCTTCACTGTAACAGCTGTGGGAAATGTCCCTCAGTGAATGGCCAAACATATAGGCACTGTGAGTCCTGCGATATCTGCGTGAAACCCAACTACGTGCACTGCACCAACTGCAGGAGGTGCACCCAGAAAGAGGGTCACAACTGCTCCTTCTACCAGACCAAGCAGCGCTGCAGGCTGTGCGACCAAAAAGGCCATATTGAAACCAAATGCCCTAACTTCCGTAAGGCCAAGTTGAAACACACCAAAGGTTGTCTTTTGTGCGGCAAGCGGAATCACAGGGAACAGAGATGCGCTCACAGATCAAAGTACTTTAAGGAACTTCATTTTATGGGCGAAACCACCATACAGTATCTTTGA
- the LOC108008366 gene encoding rRNA N(6)-adenosine-methyltransferase ZCCHC4 isoform X2 codes for MGAPRLHFHLRHKLQSFLLDLDERFAEFLGPEEFCLYNMCNNHFFYNRKPFEQFLGGTSPEQLLIVTDPPFGCRTELISHTLRSLRKLHNRINQLPSTPLSIFWIYPYYSANDIRQEMPEMEMSDYSINYTNHLRYTNVGKQSRFCGSPVRLFTNVPLSLLQLPVEEGYKYCQKCDCCTANGNLHCNSCGKCPSVNGQTYRHCESCDICVKPNYVHCTNCRRCTQKEGHNCSFYQTKQRCRLCDQKGHIETKCPNFRKAKLKHTKGCLLCGKRNHREQRCAHRSKYFKELHFMGETTIQYL; via the exons ATGGGAGCCCCACGTTTACATTTCCATCTGCGCCACAAACTGCAAAGTTTTCTATTGGATCTGGATGAGAGATTTGCAGAGTTTCTGGGACCTGAAGAGTTCTGTCTCTACAACATGTGCAATAACCACTTTTTCTACAATCGCAAGCCCTTTGAACAGTTCCTGGGAGGTACCAG TCCAGAACAACTGCTGATAGTGACGGATCCCCCATTTGGCTGTCGAACTGAACTGATTTCCCACACCCTGCGCAGCCTCAGGAAACTCCACAACAGAATCAACCAGTTGCCTTCCACGCCACTGTCCATATTCTGGATATATCCCTACTATTCGGCTAACGACATAAGGCAGGAAATGCCCGAGATGGAAATGAGCGACTACAGTATAAACTACACCAATCACCTGAGATATACGAACGTGGGAAAGCAGAGTCGGTTTTGCGGATCACCTGTACGTTTGTTCACCAATGTGCCACTCAGTTTGCTGCAGCTACCTGTGGAAGAGGGCTATAAATACTGCCAAAAGTGTGACTGCTGCACGGCCAACGGAAACCTTCACTGTAACAGCTGTGGGAAATGTCCCTCAGTGAATGGCCAAACATATAGGCACTGTGAGTCCTGCGATATCTGCGTGAAACCCAACTACGTGCACTGCACCAACTGCAGGAGGTGCACCCAGAAAGAGGGTCACAACTGCTCCTTCTACCAGACCAAGCAGCGCTGCAGGCTGTGCGACCAAAAAGGCCATATTGAAACCAAATGCCCTAACTTCCGTAAGGCCAAGTTGAAACACACCAAAGGTTGTCTTTTGTGCGGCAAGCGGAATCACAGGGAACAGAGATGCGCTCACAGATCAAAGTACTTTAAGGAACTTCATTTTATGGGCGAAACCACCATACAGTATCTTTGA
- the Sec61beta gene encoding protein transport protein Sec61 subunit beta yields the protein MPAPASSTAVGSGSRSPSKLSAPRSAGSGGGSTLKQRKTTSSTTAARSRAPGGAGTGGMWRFYTDDSPGIKVGPVPVLVMSLLFIASVFMLHIWGKYNRS from the exons ATG CCCGCTCCAGCAAGTTCGACGGCCGTGGGCAGCGGATCGCGCTCGCCCAGCAAATTGTCGGCGCCACGTAGCGCCGGAtccggaggcggcagcacccTTAAGCAGCGCAAGACCACCAGCAGCACCACAGCGGCCCGGAGTCGTGCTCCCGGCGGAGCCGGAACTGGTGGCATGTGGCGCTTCTACACCGACGACTCTCCCGGAATCAAGGT CGGACCCGTGCCCGTGCTGGTCATGTCGCTGCTCTTCATCGCTTCCGTTTTCATGCTGCACATCTGGGGCAAATACAATCGTTCTTAA